One segment of Trachemys scripta elegans isolate TJP31775 chromosome 1, CAS_Tse_1.0, whole genome shotgun sequence DNA contains the following:
- the WEE2 gene encoding wee1-like protein kinase 2, with translation MNFRSATMDDWDESDELIQKLDFSSCAEENEMEEDSSIQEEAPQSSSPQKSWDFQSWRVNSPLAVTPKRKVGDVSLTRTKTWVSPTVDSASSLRKTTGPAWECPGTPLHYVTWRKLQLCDTPHTPKSLLTKTAFPSTVGKFPSKGPRHLRFTPGADPDDSSQASLVNINPFTPESYRQMLFPPNGKRKARGELGDPTLNGGKVEQGLPAKRFLLRESNMVSRYKKEFLELEKIGVGEFGSVYKCIKRLDGCVYAIKRSKRPLAGSSDEQMALREVYAHAVLGHHPHVVRYYSAWAEDDHMIIQNEHCNGGSLQDALLENAKTGRYFQEAELKEILLQVSMGLKYIHSSGLAHMDIKPSNIFICHKLVTDGSAAQEESDSEDDGFSSNVAYKIGDLGHVTSITNPQVEEGDSRFLANEILQEQYCYLPKADIFALALTMALAAGSGPLPRNDAMWHHIRRGNLPPIPQQLTHGFHGLLKLMVHPDPVVRPSATALTKHPILRPSLGKAAQLQKQLNVEKFKTAMLERELRAARLAQTFRKDQSLGCARLESETSSKQNCNKRLVGGKNSRSFSFTWGGY, from the exons CCACAATGGATGACTGGGACGAGAGTGATGAACTTATCCAGAAACTGGATTTTTCCAGCTGCGCTGAAGAGAATGAGATGGAAGAGGACAGTAGTATACAAGAAGAGGCTCCCCAAAGTTCAAGCCCCCAGaagagctgggattttcagagttGGAGAGTTAACAGTCCTCTTGCAGTAACCCCCAAAAGAAAAGTCGGTGATGTGTCTCTGACTCGTACTAAAACATGGGTGAGTCCCACTGTGGACTCTGCTTCATCCTTGAGAAAGACTACTGGTCCTGCCTGGGAATGTCCTGGGACTCCACTGCATTACGTCACCTGGAGAAAACTGCAGCTGTGTGACACCCCGCACACTCCCAAG agtCTCTTAACAAAGACTGCTTTTCCTTCAACCGTGGGAAAATTCCCCTCCAAAGGTCCCCGGCACTTGAGATTTACTCCTGGTGCTGATCCAGATGATTCTTCCCAGGCTTCGCTGGTCAACATTAACCCATTTACACCAGAGTCATATCGGCAGATGCTCTTCCCTCCCAATGGCAAAAGGAAAGCTAGAGGAGAGCT GGGAGATCCCACTCTAAACGGGGGcaaggtggagcaggggctgccaGCCAAG AGATTTCTCTTGAGAGAGAGCAACATGGTTTCCCGCTACAAGAAGGAATTCCTGGAGCTAGAAAAAATTGGGGTAGGAGAATTTGGCTCTGTCTACAAGTGTATCAAACGCCTAGATGGATGTGTGTATGCTATCAAGCGCTCGAAGAGGCCTCTGGCAGGATCCTCCGATGA GCAAATGGCATTGCGGGAAGTCTATGCCCATGCAGTGCTTGGACACCATCCCCATGTTGTGCGCTACTACTCTGCTTGGGCAGAGGATGATCACATGATCATTCAGAATGAACACTGCAATG GTGGGAGCCTGCAAGATGCGCTGTTGGAAAATGCTAAGACTGGGCGCTATTTCCAAGAAGCAGAGTTAAAGGAGATCCTGCTGCAAGTTTCCATGGGGCTAAAGTACATACACAGCTCTGGCCTGGCACACATGGACATCAAACCTA GTAACATCTTCATCTGTCACAAGCTGGTGACTGATGGCTCCGCTGCTCAGGAAGAGAGCGACAGTGAAGATGATGGGTTCTCTTCCAATGTGGCATATAAAATTG GTGACCTGGGCCATGTGACATCAATAACTAATCCCCAAGTGGAGGAGGGAGACAGTCGTTTTCTGGCCAATGAGATTCTGCAAGAG CAATACTGCTATCTGCCAAAGGCAGACATCTTTGCCCTGGCATTAACAATGGCTCTAGCAGCAGGGTCAGGACCATTGCCTCGCAATGATGCCATGTGGCACCATATCCGCAGAGGCAACCTTCCACCAATCCCTCAGCAGCTCACACATGGCTTTCATGGACTCCTTAAG CTCATGGTTCACCCTGACCCAGTTGTAAGACCATCCGCCACGGCTCTTACTAAACACCCAATTCTTCGGCCCTCTCTTGGAAAAGCTGCACAGCTCCAGAAGCAGCTAAATGTGGAGAAGTTTAAGACTGCCATGCTGGAAAG GGAACTGAGAGCAGCCCGTCTTGCTCAGACCTTCAGGAAGGACCAGTCCTTGGGATGTGCCAGACTAGAGTCTGAAACCTCTTCCAAACAGAACTGCAACAAGCGCCTGGTAGGAGGGAAGAATTCTCGCTCATTCAGCTTTACATGGGGGGGTTACTGA